The sequence below is a genomic window from Flavobacterium lipolyticum.
AAAATTCCGGGCAAGATTTTAAAAATATGGGTCAAAGAAGGCGATTTGGTTCAAAAAGGAGACACGCTCGCCGTTTTGGATATTCCCGAAGTAGACGCTAAAAAAAGTCAGGCCGAAGGAGCTGTTGTCTCAGCAAAAGCCCAATACAAAATGGCTGTAAAAGGAGCCACGGAAAACCAAATCAAGCAATTGGAAGCTAAAAGAACGGGGCTGAAAGAACAATACGAATTTGCTCAAAAATCGATCAGACGACTGACCAACATGCTCAAAGATTCTCTCATATCACAGCAAACTTATGATGAAACTTTCGCCAAATATCAGGGCGCACAAGCACAATATAACGCTGTTGTCGCGGAATTAGACGACGCTAAAAAAGGAGCCCGAATCGAACAGCAAACGATGGCACTCGGACAACAGGACCGGGCACTTGGCGCTTTACAGGAAGTAGAAACTGCAGACAAGGAACGCTATATCATTGCTCCGCAAAATATGAGTATCGAAACCATCACCTTAAATCTTGGCGAACTGGCCCTACCCGGTTATACTTTGTTTAATGGTTATATCGATAACAGCATTTATTTTCGCTTTACGATTCCCGAAAATCAATTGGGAGAATTTAAAAAAGGACAGGAAATTACCGTTCATGTTCCCTATAAAAATGAAAACATAAAAGGAAGAATCTCAACGATAAAACAACTGGGAGCCTATGGAAATATTGCTACGGCCTATCCTGATTATGAAATGCAGGAAAGCTTGTTTGAAATAAAAATTACACCTGTTAATATAGAACAAACCAAGGATCTGATTACAAAAACAACTGT
It includes:
- a CDS encoding HlyD family secretion protein, which translates into the protein MKKAIISTTIIFLFVACQKTEKGNLIQGKIEKEQIAVVSKIPGKILKIWVKEGDLVQKGDTLAVLDIPEVDAKKSQAEGAVVSAKAQYKMAVKGATENQIKQLEAKRTGLKEQYEFAQKSIRRLTNMLKDSLISQQTYDETFAKYQGAQAQYNAVVAELDDAKKGARIEQQTMALGQQDRALGALQEVETADKERYIIAPQNMSIETITLNLGELALPGYTLFNGYIDNSIYFRFTIPENQLGEFKKGQEITVHVPYKNENIKGRISTIKQLGAYGNIATAYPDYEMQESLFEIKITPVNIEQTKDLITKTTVTLSL